One genomic window of Kiritimatiellia bacterium includes the following:
- a CDS encoding C25 family cysteine peptidase — translation MTNGSPQEFAVRRAGADWSADRRIEVSREGLFRISYSALAAAGITNPIGSQLRLFCRTQEIALAVSSSGPWTTNDHAVFFGRPHINEWTSTNVYWLAVGGSGLRMLSRNVAPQHGWPERTSHWRTVITDENRLFVPSYRPQDPSFDHWMAYLLTNTPYTTVTASTPARILASTALVTFAFWGRTATSNDTRISINDVWVHTARHSGANLYLTNLYVPAHVLNDGVNTLRFEQIYAGPHQAWLDWFSFTYEASNRPFDGALGLFGVAGSNTYRIIGWNTNHMPWLLDVSNPAEPVILTNYLLTGVGVTGSVVWSDAASGSNRYWVAAPHAIEDVAISQPVYFQNLGDTHRTANYLIIAHPSLATGAYALARHRSRDGLRTLLVPIDGVYNEFSYGIKDARAIKQFLGYAFHHWAAPPKYALLVGDGSFDPKNYLGLPNPIDLVPVWMLPAPFDRCAQDGAFACVNGADLLRDIQIGRLPATNHANVTAAVARIIGFENSPTGSSWRFQALAVADLNKPFPEDFQTASDTFVVTNLLHAGVPTVWRAYEGSNSAVTRAMITNTINAVPGTGPVFSVSYFGHGSPTLWNAGAFSTTHVQQLNNSVWPVVSVFTCDNGDFANPRLDSMAEIFLRRPQRGASAFFGPSALSVQEAAKRLADGFFKHLTNAAPRKRLGDMVDRGMLELTLFSPDSEEHLFYHILGDPAQVVKP, via the coding sequence ATGACAAATGGATCGCCCCAGGAATTCGCGGTCCGGCGGGCGGGAGCCGATTGGTCGGCAGACCGGCGAATTGAAGTTTCGCGGGAAGGTTTGTTTCGTATTTCCTACTCCGCGCTCGCTGCCGCCGGAATCACGAACCCGATTGGTTCACAGCTGCGCCTGTTCTGCCGCACCCAGGAAATTGCTCTGGCTGTATCAAGTTCGGGTCCATGGACCACGAATGATCATGCTGTCTTTTTCGGGCGCCCCCACATCAACGAATGGACTTCGACCAATGTTTATTGGCTGGCGGTCGGCGGTTCGGGTCTGCGGATGTTGAGCCGAAATGTCGCCCCCCAACATGGCTGGCCCGAACGAACCTCGCATTGGCGCACCGTGATTACAGACGAGAACCGGTTGTTTGTCCCGTCCTATCGTCCCCAAGATCCCTCCTTCGACCATTGGATGGCCTATCTGCTTACCAATACGCCCTACACGACCGTCACTGCGTCAACACCCGCCCGGATCCTCGCGTCAACCGCGCTCGTTACTTTTGCGTTCTGGGGCCGCACGGCCACCTCTAATGACACCCGGATTTCGATCAATGACGTTTGGGTCCATACAGCCCGGCATTCGGGGGCCAATCTATATCTCACCAATCTATACGTTCCCGCACATGTACTGAATGACGGCGTCAATACGCTTCGTTTCGAGCAGATTTATGCCGGCCCACACCAAGCCTGGCTTGACTGGTTTTCGTTCACATATGAGGCGAGCAATCGACCCTTCGACGGCGCTCTGGGCCTTTTTGGTGTCGCCGGTTCCAATACGTATCGAATCATCGGTTGGAACACCAATCATATGCCTTGGCTGCTGGATGTCTCTAATCCCGCGGAACCCGTCATCCTTACCAATTACCTGCTGACGGGAGTGGGCGTTACGGGGTCTGTTGTGTGGTCGGACGCCGCGTCCGGCAGCAACCGCTACTGGGTGGCCGCTCCTCATGCTATAGAGGATGTGGCCATCTCCCAACCGGTGTATTTTCAAAATCTTGGCGACACCCATCGAACCGCCAACTACCTGATCATCGCGCACCCCTCGCTCGCCACCGGAGCTTACGCCCTTGCGAGGCATCGGTCCCGCGACGGGCTGCGGACCTTGCTTGTGCCGATAGATGGCGTGTACAACGAGTTCAGCTACGGCATCAAAGACGCCCGTGCGATCAAACAATTTCTGGGGTATGCCTTTCATCATTGGGCCGCTCCCCCGAAATACGCGCTCCTGGTTGGCGATGGGTCTTTTGACCCTAAGAATTACCTTGGCCTTCCGAACCCCATCGATCTGGTGCCGGTCTGGATGTTGCCCGCCCCGTTTGACCGCTGCGCCCAGGACGGTGCGTTCGCCTGCGTGAATGGAGCGGACCTGCTACGCGATATTCAAATCGGGCGCCTTCCGGCGACCAATCATGCGAACGTAACTGCCGCCGTGGCCCGTATCATCGGTTTCGAGAATTCTCCGACAGGTAGTTCCTGGCGATTCCAGGCGCTCGCCGTTGCTGACCTCAACAAGCCCTTTCCGGAAGATTTCCAAACCGCAAGCGACACTTTCGTCGTCACCAATCTCCTCCATGCGGGCGTTCCAACCGTTTGGCGCGCGTATGAGGGAAGCAACTCGGCGGTCACACGAGCGATGATCACCAACACTATCAACGCGGTTCCCGGGACAGGTCCCGTTTTCTCGGTCAGCTATTTCGGCCACGGCTCTCCGACGCTCTGGAACGCCGGCGCGTTCAGCACCACGCACGTTCAGCAACTCAACAACTCGGTGTGGCCAGTCGTTAGCGTGTTCACCTGCGACAACGGCGACTTCGCCAACCCGCGCCTGGATTCCATGGCTGAGATCTTTTTGCGACGTCCACAACGCGGCGCCTCCGCCTTTTTCGGCCCCTCTGCTCTCAGCGTCCAGGAGGCCGCCAAGCGGCTTGCTGATGGCTTCTTCAAACATCTTACAAACGCAGCGCCCCGCAAGAGGCTGGGCGACATGGTCGACCGCGGGATGCTTGAACTCACCCTTTTCTCGCCGGATTCGGAAGAACACCTTTTTTACCATATCTTGGGCGATCCCGCCCAGGTGGTGAAACCGTGA
- a CDS encoding nucleotidyltransferase family protein, whose amino-acid sequence MDLWIPPEHERLILPLLRQNLARLTLQELSKIFPFDPATAALRAARHGAALDAARRFSKALSSCGIRHFFLKGPILQELLYKDRATRPYSDLDVWVERTRLPDALNVARECGWEPPPRMPIHHFHAVCRPVGAPLPLELHVRWVDQANFYRLPDDAGIERLVDGEAGLPRLSATDLLLYLCVHAQKHGFLNETALEMRLPDEWFLSPESGNRLVWWLDIALLLEQDEEAIDWIRCREQIAAWNLARPVIVALRLVERFLPESRAGAASDALRLELVPSGGSNRWLRKMAIRTPRWLQPTSSVWRPARLVDLPALFFPSKDELARFLGKDEVSMADRLAHPWRMARRITGL is encoded by the coding sequence ATGGATCTCTGGATTCCGCCAGAGCACGAGCGGCTCATCCTCCCTTTGCTGCGGCAGAATCTTGCGCGTCTGACTCTTCAAGAGCTTTCCAAAATTTTCCCGTTTGACCCGGCAACGGCGGCCCTCCGAGCAGCGCGGCATGGAGCCGCACTCGACGCCGCACGGCGATTCTCGAAAGCCCTCTCTAGCTGCGGGATTCGGCATTTTTTCCTGAAGGGACCGATTCTTCAGGAGCTCCTGTACAAAGATCGCGCCACTCGGCCGTATTCAGACCTCGATGTTTGGGTCGAGCGGACTCGTTTGCCGGATGCTCTGAATGTTGCCCGGGAATGCGGATGGGAGCCGCCCCCGCGAATGCCAATCCATCACTTTCATGCCGTATGTCGGCCAGTCGGTGCGCCTCTGCCCCTCGAACTGCACGTGCGGTGGGTGGATCAGGCGAATTTTTACCGGCTTCCGGACGATGCAGGAATTGAGCGACTTGTGGATGGTGAAGCAGGGCTTCCCCGCTTGTCGGCAACCGACCTGCTGCTTTATCTCTGCGTGCACGCGCAGAAGCATGGATTTCTGAATGAAACCGCCCTCGAAATGCGGTTGCCGGACGAATGGTTCCTATCGCCGGAAAGCGGGAACCGGCTCGTCTGGTGGCTGGATATTGCCCTGCTGCTAGAACAGGACGAAGAGGCGATTGATTGGATTCGTTGTCGGGAGCAGATCGCTGCTTGGAATCTTGCAAGGCCCGTCATAGTCGCCCTGCGACTGGTCGAACGTTTCTTGCCGGAGAGCCGGGCTGGCGCTGCATCAGATGCCCTCCGGCTGGAACTTGTCCCGTCCGGCGGGTCTAACCGTTGGCTTCGAAAAATGGCGATCCGAACACCTCGTTGGCTGCAACCCACATCCTCGGTATGGCGTCCGGCACGTTTGGTGGATTTGCCCGCTCTTTTCTTTCCATCAAAGGACGAGCTGGCGCGTTTCCTTGGAAAGGACGAGGTCTCCATGGCGGACCGGCTTGCACATCCCTGGAGGATGGCACGGCGCATTACGGGGCTTTGA
- the icd gene encoding NADP-dependent isocitrate dehydrogenase, which translates to MAYTHIQIPAGGSKITMGPNGKLIVPDRPIIPYIEGDGTGPDIWRAAVRVLDAAVEKAYGGSRKIVWMEVFAGEKCFQRFNTWLLDETVDAFKEFLVGIKGPLTTPVGGGIRSLNVALRKLLDLYVCLRPVRWFNGVPSPVKRPQDVDMVIFRENTEDIYTGIEFEAGSEENRKFRELLRQSFPKEYEKIRFPESSGFSIKPVSREGSERLIRAAIRYAIENGRKSVTLVHKGNIMKHTEGAFMKWGYELAKREFGAVEIDGGPWCKLPNGIVVKDVIADICFQQTLTRATDFDVIATMNLNGDYLSDALAAQVGGIGIAPGGNINYESGHAIFEATHGTAPKYANQDRVNPGSVILSGEMMLRYMGWKEAADRILKGMDGAIGARRVTYDFARLMEGAVEIKCSEFGDAVISHM; encoded by the coding sequence ATGGCATACACGCACATTCAAATTCCGGCGGGTGGCAGCAAAATCACGATGGGTCCGAATGGAAAGTTGATCGTTCCCGACCGCCCGATCATTCCCTACATCGAGGGAGATGGCACCGGCCCCGATATCTGGCGCGCGGCGGTCCGGGTCCTCGATGCCGCTGTCGAAAAGGCGTATGGGGGATCTCGGAAAATCGTCTGGATGGAGGTTTTCGCCGGTGAAAAGTGCTTCCAGCGCTTCAACACGTGGCTGCTCGACGAGACCGTCGACGCGTTCAAGGAATTTCTTGTCGGCATCAAAGGACCGTTGACGACGCCTGTGGGCGGGGGGATCCGTTCGCTCAATGTCGCCTTGCGAAAACTCTTGGACCTCTACGTCTGCTTGCGGCCGGTGCGCTGGTTCAACGGGGTCCCTTCGCCGGTCAAGCGGCCGCAGGATGTCGACATGGTGATCTTTCGGGAAAACACTGAGGACATCTACACGGGCATCGAGTTCGAGGCGGGATCGGAGGAAAACCGGAAATTCAGGGAGCTTTTGAGGCAGTCCTTTCCGAAGGAGTATGAGAAAATTCGTTTCCCTGAGTCTTCCGGATTCAGCATCAAGCCCGTTTCGCGGGAAGGCTCGGAACGACTGATCCGCGCCGCAATACGCTACGCGATCGAGAATGGCCGCAAGAGCGTGACTCTCGTGCACAAGGGTAACATCATGAAGCACACCGAGGGTGCGTTCATGAAATGGGGATATGAGCTCGCGAAACGCGAATTCGGCGCGGTCGAGATTGACGGCGGGCCTTGGTGCAAGTTGCCCAACGGCATCGTAGTCAAGGATGTTATCGCGGACATCTGTTTCCAGCAGACGCTCACGCGAGCGACGGATTTCGATGTGATTGCGACCATGAACCTCAACGGCGACTACCTTTCCGACGCGCTTGCCGCGCAGGTGGGCGGCATCGGCATCGCGCCAGGCGGGAACATCAATTACGAAAGCGGTCATGCGATCTTCGAGGCCACGCATGGCACGGCGCCAAAGTATGCCAACCAGGACCGGGTCAATCCGGGCTCCGTGATCCTTTCCGGCGAGATGATGTTGCGCTACATGGGGTGGAAGGAGGCCGCCGACCGGATCCTCAAGGGGATGGACGGGGCGATCGGCGCTCGGCGCGTCACATATGATTTTGCGCGGCTGATGGAGGGGGCCGTGGAAATCAAGTGCTCGGAGTTCGGTGACGCTGTCATCTCGCATATGTAA
- the rfaD gene encoding ADP-glyceromanno-heptose 6-epimerase, translating to MSASVIVTGGAGFIGSNIVAALNARGEDKILVVDLLGRDEKWKNLVGLFFEDYLEAPEFRRALLAGALPPVRTVFHMGACSSTTEKDASYLIDNNYRFTRELCDWCLKTGARFIYASSGATYGDGSLGYSDDDAVTPTLRPLNMYGYSKHLFDLWALRSGALRRIVGLKFFNVYGPREEHKGDMRSVVSKAYSQIMHDGVVRLFRSYHPAYRDGEQVRDFIYVRDAVAVSLWFAENPGVNGLFNVGTGVARTWLDLARAVFAAMDREPAIEFIDMPESLRGKYQYRTEADISKLRRAGYSAPITSLEEGVRDYVRNWLMKR from the coding sequence ATGAGCGCAAGCGTTATTGTCACCGGCGGCGCCGGCTTCATCGGCAGCAATATAGTGGCCGCGCTGAACGCGCGCGGGGAGGACAAGATCCTTGTGGTTGATCTTCTGGGGCGCGATGAGAAATGGAAGAATCTCGTCGGCCTTTTCTTCGAGGATTATCTCGAGGCGCCCGAGTTCCGCCGCGCGCTTCTGGCCGGCGCCCTGCCGCCGGTGCGGACGGTCTTTCACATGGGCGCCTGCAGCTCGACCACGGAAAAGGACGCCTCATACCTCATCGACAACAACTACCGGTTCACCCGCGAACTGTGCGACTGGTGCCTGAAGACCGGCGCCCGTTTCATCTATGCCTCCAGCGGCGCAACCTACGGAGACGGATCCCTCGGCTACTCCGATGACGACGCGGTGACGCCAACGCTTCGTCCATTGAACATGTATGGCTACTCCAAGCATCTGTTTGATCTGTGGGCCTTGCGGAGTGGCGCGCTCCGCCGGATCGTAGGGCTGAAGTTTTTCAACGTCTATGGTCCGCGCGAGGAGCACAAAGGGGATATGAGATCCGTCGTCAGCAAAGCCTACAGCCAGATCATGCACGACGGCGTTGTTCGCCTCTTTAGGTCCTACCATCCGGCCTACAGGGATGGGGAGCAGGTTCGCGATTTTATTTATGTGCGCGATGCCGTGGCTGTCAGCCTGTGGTTTGCAGAAAACCCCGGGGTCAACGGCCTTTTCAACGTCGGCACCGGCGTGGCGCGCACGTGGCTCGACCTCGCGAGGGCCGTCTTTGCCGCGATGGACCGGGAACCGGCGATTGAATTTATTGACATGCCGGAATCGCTGCGCGGTAAATATCAATATCGGACTGAGGCGGACATTTCGAAATTGCGCCGCGCCGGTTATTCCGCGCCCATAACATCCCTCGAAGAGGGTGTCAGGGACTACGTTCGGAACTGGCTGATGAAGCGCTGA
- the purE gene encoding 5-(carboxyamino)imidazole ribonucleotide mutase yields the protein MDHIKPVVGIIMGSDSDLPTMQKAAEVLDEFGVPYEMKIVSAHRTPDDMSRYAKSAARRGLKVIIAGAGGAAHLPGMTASHTTLPVIGVPIESKALKGLDSLLSIAQMPAGVPVATVAIGNGRNAGLLAVSILAAFDEPLSKKLAAFKRRMAAESRAKNLRLSASSASSERSP from the coding sequence ATGGATCACATTAAACCGGTTGTCGGAATCATCATGGGTAGCGATTCGGACCTGCCCACCATGCAAAAGGCTGCAGAGGTCCTAGACGAATTCGGCGTTCCCTACGAAATGAAGATCGTCTCAGCGCACCGAACTCCGGATGACATGTCGAGATATGCCAAATCGGCGGCTCGACGCGGCCTGAAGGTCATCATCGCCGGAGCCGGCGGGGCGGCGCATCTGCCCGGGATGACAGCCAGCCACACCACCCTTCCGGTGATCGGCGTGCCGATTGAATCGAAAGCCCTCAAGGGACTCGATTCGCTACTATCAATCGCGCAGATGCCCGCCGGTGTGCCCGTCGCAACAGTGGCCATCGGGAACGGTCGGAATGCGGGTCTCCTAGCGGTGTCGATCCTCGCCGCGTTTGATGAGCCCCTTTCGAAGAAGCTTGCGGCTTTCAAGCGCAGGATGGCAGCCGAGTCTCGCGCGAAGAACCTGCGGCTCAGCGCTTCATCAGCCAGTTCCGAACGTAGTCCCTGA